The following proteins come from a genomic window of Bactrocera dorsalis isolate Fly_Bdor chromosome 6, ASM2337382v1, whole genome shotgun sequence:
- the LOC105226767 gene encoding uncharacterized protein LOC105226767 isoform X3, whose protein sequence is MEITPSLPLGLTFTQTTSLAIGIFPTTYSYYNTINDNDHSVVQLSKHTIVNTITGPDGYINFLQPSEEATPIYETNTYYSKLKFTNIIQTNDAQEMFVTTNILTQVIVTESLAPRNSLLLKYIGPSSTHIKSESDRILTYKTSEPIKHPKTILYEKKSKYNMHIFTTKTFVTTLTYLKTTLVKASDNENYSTMHTILPFKKLATSGMVERIQSAQNEHNSTDSYRTRIIENVITETVPSSLLHNKLVSKFRDVLQTTKPERHIFITNTSLLNGQTLEITAMSVFNPSLAAAKEELKNGLTPEETTVVMSTSVPLQKIHTLSDVLSKRTKLNTTLKVSTTATKIQNISTGLSNVVHEIFDEDTLSANTEYNEYYSSKSPQFLTPSEPQKNQTKLHLVDNIIITTPTNNKTRLPVAVSQIIDSLNLQGLNALRPVINAMAGLLQGSFATASNQLQLIGSSSVPSPLSTGTEIASVGSSIHISSTKRYDYQEINGGAVIKQEKPLYIPVIDYEIFSHKKKLSNNAAVSAGGEPLGMYTAQILNLQSDADIKYLQQQTLSHHENSRKKSQSLNMLTGTNNFNILLINGGIPIRPGDVIRANSDVIIGKPNGIQHPQSLLASNLAKLEEQSQNLNVKNFDKMYKQHVQAFGGNNKPFMSSNISTIPLSHESQTQNWNSQGKPILKHTNNFPSKLTTQQVIRNYYAHNNWLPAENYQNYDYLLTPPPSAVLSNIEKLEPMPSSHIKNFTVLKSLLPTRLLTPVNDLHKSKKRYYAINNNIASTHTDAQIYDRNLASSNNNKLIKMHDLIMHTSKKYINYHGKFPQARQQPEVFRFIQQQSQQMENQENESSLPKYSPYSYSALNASDDAVVLTPQPSKSPGVHLGAQANHQNINLHTHVFSHNVNMHAPPLTFKKETDYPKYATAIHGQIPKVAEGAVTYTMPLIKIPHNEKEVQVNLTPQNIIEQIGNRGVIAYTKNITNTKTIYVENIADSSVIDPFSLYNSLPSDLTNLQQQESKAQKPLQTQFNHNYPHIYIMANNNNNIDIHNQSSGNRDDVKNEYQAIFLPAAAGVTTSDTLTQQRYPQHAGYKVNMYSTNANANKKLTDVIKNVTGVNHAIAGSLNTASLYYQSNNTIDEISFLKSGNTYDTADDGLLDNNSKTSAFISHKNLVNSKSKPKNSHYINVDEEDIELNVDQHTASATNSLYQKMRTEQQKVLQPFFSPVAAMKASNTHTTILEQLNGDVTRNSQRNSTVPSSRKNTHPISYYATKVTQEHVEISTKSPVTSQMSLNENKCTPNTQLLPSGIHFAVERSQILQNATQKQHKKTIYFAKGDVFKTNHETDALSVHTDDLISAVSKSKQEYKQTSKTGESNKNKILATKEQVLHATTTMHFPNVNKIDEPQVTISNKQPTHNETPTINQPQEKICDLPSPITTSSTLSPPPKQQQPEPLPSVKLQTAVEHISNTQDYKTINLKVILQTLLQSAPLHATQIPLPSHTKNRYIWRTTALTPNRNIPKEIPISKINDTLTHSVVKGDINLISSTKAFLGISTNALSSINYNANKHVKPTATMRDTSSISLVWNSSTVYTAFQFPGKHVNNFTADSKYTTELYTNNKTKITMSVQQSSEYELKPKAHVNIISNHYVLVTIKPFLESSEAATISPSSRASLTDAFTHLKALPNGFLGAIVEKSNLTNDETKSQWHLKYNSRTNISLDTIFYNIELLPTKYITNNITSSSTDSKILKTTAYELFQNFSFFETKLQTTDNTITLSEFETATVTESKSSTEKAKETTTKILETYTNTHFNVGNYILPQYEQDPFTHSILSHKPQNNNIKHNNSFVIYENNLNKTNKGIKNEVPILSISNITAESVYEPKNSIFIVMTNSQSNIKAKQPHDLSNVIKLDSADASSTVYGAASDFDNIDTNTGSIQLDYDDSVSVFNLPARDEESIAEPHDFRTKINQVLQGGVLIATPPKMNDYTGINPMKNSTCLPPCKMTRNEVCTLAELRWLCVCRPGFARMFPDRPCKPTYTYQLSLRIDHFGDFKLVYDHVLADNSTNEYKNLATVTKEAINRMVMQSDLRDIYHGVQLSTFTPIYDGNMDTGGTEASDLSANLLLQLSENSNEVRLMAVFKKYLRLTSYSIGGTKLFTDRNGAESLAITDFNECAHGNFHDCSSHALCFNLKGTYTCSCKENFADLSGNRIYPGRICSAELVGCDRCHYHGKCAIRKFNHPYTSEHVVCECFAWYTGSTCQLNLKIVLIILIAVGTLLFTLLIFCVLLMCTKRHTLRKKFPAASKSNTGIHRITELPDISLINGKSTHGLRGCRSKRINLDKCAIIKDTSSESSKNTLLYVLKKDPTDISKKSYRRSRDPHIKADSRSVNVEGQRYSPYGHVAKPETANVNATYSEEYTLNKHNSFTDSTYKPTSHTDQSLTVMIPRAKYHSTVLAQTGLFHQHLIMEHTKNQHEQRRIQQKRYNKSDVTTLMTLRRDNDRNNMRKHKKESSKLNIRGSKHVEVMPGRNIVNDDCELKNMHLHQLGALVSAGFEVSALVGENILITSSTAKNKHITLALNNSGIIDEFDSNNLRSNINRGCDIAKNNDSKDSNIDNSKRTIRLNQATLAPSEQQKQYHQQMAKLCSYRSSSENRSSGKDENNFLDSMDVWFGHYQRNKLSTEAQSPSTAQTAMKSLHRCCDVLTSNTNDDTNSMAERDVDSTFLLPHTHLYEPDKKVIYLASIHSNI, encoded by the exons ATGGAGATCACACCATCTTTACCCTTGGGTTTAACTTTCACGCAA ACGACTTCGTTAGCGATAGGAATATTTCCCACGACATATTCTTATTACAACACAATAAATGATAATGACCATTCAGTGGTACAGTTATCCAAGCATACGATTGTTAATACGATAACAGGGCCGGATGGTTACATAAACTTTCTTCAGCCATCTGAAGAGGCTACACCTATATACGAAACTAATACATATTACAGCaagttaaaatttacaaatatcatACAAACAAATGATGCTCAAGAAATGTTTGTAACCACCAACATACTCACACAAGTGATAGTAACAGAGTCACTGGCGCCACGTAATTCACTACTGCTAAAATACATTGGACCTAGTTCCACACATATTAAAAGCGAATCTGATAGGATATTAACATATAAAACATCGGAACCTATAAAACATCCGAAaacaatattgtatgaaaagaaaagtaaatacaatatgcatatatttacaacaaaaacatttgttaCAACATTAACTTATTTGAAAACAACATTAGTAAAGGCGAGTGATAACGAAAATTATTCCACGATGCATACAATTTTACCGTTCAAAAAATTAGCAACATCGGGGATGGTTGAACGAATACAAAGTGCACAAAATGAGCATAATTCCACTGATAGTTATCGCACCCGTATTATCGAGAATGTAATCACAGAAACAGTACCTAGTTCGTTGCTTCACAATAAGTTGGTTTCAAAATTTCGTGACGTATTGCAAACTACTAAGCCCGAAcgacatatttttataactaataCTTCCTTATTGAATGGTCAAACGTTAGAAATAACAGCAATGAGTGTATTCAACCCATCATTAGCCGCGGcgaaagaagaattaaaaaatggtTTAACACCAGAGGAAACAACAGTGGTCATGTCTACAAGCGTTCCGTTGCAAAAGATACATACATTGAGTGATGTGCTAAGTAAACGCACAAAGTTGAACACCACGTTAAAAGTATCGACTACAGCCACGAAAATACAAAACATATCTACAGGACTATCTAATGTAGTGCATGAAATATTTGATGAGGACACATTAAGTGCGAACACTGAATACAACGAATACTATTCAAGCAAATCACCGCAGTTTCTTACACCATCTGAACCACAAAAAAATCAGACAAAACTACATTTGGTTGATAATATTATCATTACTACACCTACGAACAACAAAACTCGGCTACCGGTTGCAGTCAGTCAAATAATTGACTCACTGAACTTACAAGGTTTGAATGCTTTACGGCCAGTTATAAACGCTATGGCTGGTTTGTTACAAGGTAGTTTTGCTACAGCTTCAAATCAGTTACAGCTAATAGGTAGTTCTTCAGTTCCATCACCGTTGTCAACTGGTACAGAAATTGCATCCGTTGGCAGCAGTATACATATCAGCAGTACGAAAAGATATGATTATCAAGAAATAAATGGAGGTGCAGTAATAAAGCAGGAAAAGCCTTTATATATACCAGTAAtagattatgaaatttttagtcataaaaaaaaattatctaacaatgCAGCTGTAAGCGCAGGCGGGGAACCATTAGGCATGTATACTGCGCAAATTTTGAACTTACAATCAGACGCAGATATTAAAtatctacaacaacaaacccTGTCCCACCATGAAAATAGCCGTAAAAAATCACAAAGTTTGAATATGTTAACAGGAAccaataattttaacattttgctTATTAATGGAGGTATACCGATTAGACCGGGAGACGTTATCAGAGCTAATTCTGATGTTATTATTGGTAAACCGAATGGCATCCAGCATCCTCAAAGTCTTCTTGCTAGTAATTTAGCGAAATTGGAGGAACAAAGCCAAAATCTTAAtgtgaaaaattttgataaaatgtaTAAGCAGCACGTTCAAGCATTTGGTGGTAACAATAAGCCTTTTATGAGTAGCAATATAAGCACAATACCTCTAAGCCATGAATCACAAACCCAGAACTGGAACTCACAAGGCAAGCCAATACTGAAGCATACGAATAATTTTCCGTCAAAATTAACAACTCAACAGGTTATCCGCAATTATTATGCACACAATAATTGGTTACCAGcagaaaattatcaaaattatgaTTACCTGTTAACCCCACCACCATCAGCGGTCCtttcaaatatagaaaaattggaACCAATGCCTTCatcacatataaaaaattttactgtaCTAAAAAGTTTACTGCCTACAAGGCTTTTAACTCCTGTTAACGATTTgcacaaatcaaaaaaaaggtATTAcgctataaataataatattgctaGTACTCACACGGACGCACAAATATATGACAGGAATTTAGCAtctagtaataataataagttaatAAAGATGCATGACTTAATAATGCATacatctaaaaaatatattaattatcaCGGAAAGTTTCCGCAAGCCCGTCAACAGCCAGAAGTTTTTAGATTTATACAACAACAGTCGCAACAAATGGAAAATCAGGAAAATGAGAGCTCATTGCCAAAATACTCACCATACTCATATTCAGCTTTAAATGCTTCTGATGACGCCGTGGTGTTGACACCACAGCCGTCAAAATCGCCGGGAGTACATTTAGGTGCGCAAGCCAAtcatcaaaatataaatttgcatacacaCGTTTTCAGTCATAATGTGAATATGCATGCACCCCCTTTGACATTTAAAAAGGAAACAGACTATCCAAAGTATGCAACCGCTATACATGGTCAGATACCGAAAGTTGCTGAAGGTGCGGTCACATACACAATGCCACTTATAAAAATTCCACACAACGAAAAAGAAGTGCAAGTTAATTTGACACCTCAAAATATTATCGAACAAATCGGTAACCGCGGTGTTATTGCATATACAAAGAACATTACTAATACAAAAActatttatgtggaaaatatcgCCGACAGCTCAGTTATTGATCCATTTTCTCTTTACAACAGCTTACCTAGTGACTTGACGAACTTACAGCAGCAGGAATCTAAAGCTCAAAAGCCGCTACAAACACAATTTAACCATAACTatccacatatttatataatggcaaataataataataatatagatATCCACAATCAAAGCTCCGGCAATAGAGATGATGTCAAAAATGAATATCAAGCTATATTTTTACCCGCAGCAGCTGGTGTAACGACATCAGATACGCTGACTCAGCAGCGGTATCCACAGCATGCTGGTTATAAAGTTAATATGTACAGCACAAATGCAAATGCTAATAAGAAATTAACAGacgttataaaaaatgtgacaGGTGTAAATCACGCAATTGCTGGTTCTCTAAACACAGCAAGTTTATACTACCAATCAAATAACACGATTGacgaaataagttttttaaaaagtggcaATACTTATGATACAGCTGATGATGGGCTTCTTGACAATAATAGTAAAACCAGTGCGTTTATATCTCACAAAAATCTAGTTAACAGCAAATCTAAGCCCAAAAATAGTCACTATATCAATGTGGACGAGGAAGATATTGAATTAAACGTGGATCAACACACGGCATCGGCAACAAATagtttatatcaaaaaatgcGCACCGAACAACAGAAAGTTTTACAACCATTTTTTTCACCCGTTGCTGCAATGAAAGCCAGTAATACACACACTACAATTTTGGAGCAGTTAAATGGAGATGTCACCAGAAATTCTCAACGAAACTCTACTGTTCCTTCAAGTCGAAAAAATACACATCCTATAAGCTACTATGCAACTAAAGTTACGCAAGAGCACGTAGAAATATCAACAAAGTCGCCGGTAACTTCCCAAATGAgtcttaatgaaaataaatgcacaCCAAATACACAGTTATTGCCGAGTGGTATCCATTTCGCTGTTGAAAGATcgcaaattttacaaaatgcgACACAAAAACAGCataaaaaaacgatttattTTGCTAAAGGCGATGTTTTTAAGACGAATCATGAAACCGATGCCTTAAGTGTACATACAGATGACTTAATAAGCGCAGTGTcaaaaagtaaacaggaatataaacaaacgtcaaaAACAGgggaaagtaataaaaataaaatattagcaaCAAAAGAACAGGTTTTACATGCAACAACCACAATGCATTTTCCAAACGTCAACAAGATTGATGAACCTCAAGTCACGATCAGTAATAAACAACCAACCCACAACGAAACGCCCACAATTAATCAGCCTCAAGAAAAAATATGCGATTTACCTTCGCCTATTACAACATCATCAACATTATCACCACctccaaaacaacaacagcccGAACCTTTACCAAGTGTTAAGCTACAGACAGCGGTTGAACATATAAGTAACACCCAGGATTACAAGACCATCAACTTAAAGGTAATATTGCAAACACTATTACAATCGGCACCACTACATGCAACACAAATACCATTACCATCGCACACAAAAAATAGATACATTTGGCGTACAACAGCGCTCACACCAAACCGGAACATACCGAAAGAAATACCCATATCGAAAATTAATGACACATTGACGCACAGCGTCGTAAAGGGAGACATAAATTTAATCTCGAGTACAAAGGCGTTTCTGGGTATATCAACAAATGCACTTTCATCAATAAATTATAATGCTAATAAACATGTTaagccaacagcaacaatgagAGATACAAGCAGTATATCATTAGTATGGAATTCATCCACTGTATATACAGCTTTTCAATTTCCAGGAAAGCATGTTAATAATTTCACTGCAGATTCAAAATACACTACAGAGCTGTatacaaataacaaaacaaagatTACAATGTCTGTGCAACAATCAAGCGAGTATGAATTAAAACCAAAGGCACATGTGAACATTATAAGCAATCATTATGTGTTGGTTACTATCAAACCTTTTCTCGAATCTTCAGAAGCGGCAACAATATCCCCAAGTAGTAGAGCGTCGCTAACAGACGCTTTCACGCATTTAAAGGCTTTACCAAATGGATTTCTTGGCGCGATCGTAGAGAAATCAAATCTTACAAATGACGAAACAAAAAGTCAATGGCACCTAAAGTACAATAGTCGAACAAACATTTCTTTAGAtaccatattttacaatattgAGTTATTACCAACAAAGtatataacaaataatataacTTCTTCCAGCACAGATAGTAAGATACTTAAAACAACTGCGTATGaactgtttcaaaatttttctttctttgaaaCCAAACTACAAACGACCGATAATACAATAACGCTATCCGAATTTGAAACCGCAACAGTAACAGAATCAAAATCTTCAACCGAGAAAGCAAAAGAGACAACAACGAAAATACTAgaaacatatacaaacacacattttaaTGTAGGCAATTATATCTTACCACAATATGAGCAGGATCCCTTCACGCACTCGATTCTAAGCCACAAACCccaaaacaataatataaagcataataatagttttgtaatatatgaaaacaatttaaataaaaccaataagggtataaaaaatgaaGTACCAATTCTCAGCATTTCAAATATAACTGCAGAAAGTGTCTACGAGccaaaaaacagcatttttattGTGATGACAAACTCACAAAGTAATATTAAAGCCAAACAACCACATGACCTGTCAAACGTTATTAAACTTGATAGCGCAGATGCCTCGTCTACTGTTTATGGCGCCGCTAGTGATTTTGACAATATTGACACAAATACAGGGTCTATACAATTAGATTATGATGACAGCGTATCGGTGTTTAATTTACCTGCACGAGATGAAGAGTCTATTGCCGAGCCGCATGATTTTcgtacaaaaataaatcaagtaCTGCAGGGGGGTGTACTTATAGCAACACCACCGAAGATGAACGATTATACCGGTATCAATCCAATGAAAAATTCAACATGCCTGCCTCCATGCAAAATGACACGTAATGAGGTGTGCACTCTGGCAGAGTTACGCTGGCTTTGTGTTTGTCGCCCTGGCTTTGCACGCATGTTTCCCGATCGCCCGTGTAAAC CAACTTACACATACCAACTGAGCCTACGAATTGACCATTTTGGGGATTTTAAATTGGTTTACGATCACGTATTGGCCGATAATTCCACTAATGAGTATAAGAATCTCGCAACAGTTACGAAGGAAGCAATAAATCGTATGGTAATGCAATCCGATTTACGAGATATTTATCATGGTGTACAGTTGTCAACATTTACTCCAATATACGACGGAAATATGGACACTGGTGGCACAGAAGCATCTGATTTATCAGCAAATTTACTCTTACAG CTTTCAGAAAATAGCAACGAGGTACGTCTAATGGCtgtatttaaaaagtatttacgCTTAACTAGCTATAGCATCGGTGGCACAAAACTCTTCACGGATCGTAATGGTGCAGAATCTTTGGCGATAACAG ATTTCAACGAGTGTGCGCATGGGAATTTCCACGATTGTTCTTCACACGCTCTTTGCTTTAATCTGAAAGGCACATATACATGTAGTTGCAAGGAGAATTTTGCAGACTTATCAGGCAACAGAATTTATCCGGGTCGTATATGTTCAGCCGAACTAGTCGGATGCGATCGATGCCACTATCACGGCAAATGTGCCATCAGGAAATTCAATCACCCATACACTTCGGAGCATGTAGTGTGCGAATGCTTTGCCTGGTATACCGGTTCAACATGCcaactgaatttaaaaatagttcttataattttaataGCCGTCGGTACGCTTCTCTTTACACTCTTGATCTTTTGCGTTCTTCTTATGTGTACCAAACGGCATACCTTGCGTAAAAAATTTCCTGCTGCATCAAAATCTAACACGGGTATTCATAGAATAACTGAATTACCCGATATTAGTCTAATAAATGGCAAAAGTACACATGGTCTAAGAGGTTGTAGATCGAAGCGCATTAATCTCGATAAATGTGCAATAATCAAGGATACTAGCAGTGAAAGTAGTAAAAATACGTTGCTATATGTTTTAAAG AAGGATCCAACTGACATTTCTAAAAAATCGTATCGTCGATCCAGAGATCCGCATATAAAGGCGGACAGTAGAAGTGTGAATGTGGAAGGACAACGATATTCACCTTATGGTCACGTAGCAAAACCAGAAACAGCCAATGTTAATGCCACCTATAGTGAAGAATATACATTAAACAAACATAATTCATTCACGGATTCAACGTATAAACCTACAAGTCATACAGATCAGTCATTAACAGTAATGATACCACGTGCTAAATATCATTCTACCGTGTTGGCACAAACTGGATTATTTCACCAACACTTAATAATGGAACATACAAAAAACCAACATGAACAACGACGAATACAACAAAAGCGGTATAATAAATCAGATGTTACCACTTTAATGACACTAAGACGGGACAACGACCGTAATAATATg